One window of the Sparus aurata chromosome 17, fSpaAur1.1, whole genome shotgun sequence genome contains the following:
- the atad2 gene encoding ATPase family AAA domain-containing protein 2 isoform X6, with amino-acid sequence MVILRRSSGVGAEPVATTPKRRSMELDTSSEFLSLLPASQRKSARLTRSSRSSQALDDSFSSPENNSANGHADGKQDEGSGLHHSLRTRGQRVRLEVSFSEEPKTTSSPVNEDKAGGCCTRKSSRLQREGKASSGNQQADVPDEVEGSSTPKRSRFNLQSRDVEEEEEGEEDHSVRRSSRITRYKLNSRNQSVLYDRLITNTAEAVLQKMDDMQKMRRRLRDRDTKEELGMYTRDRMRRSLRTNADSKDTEEENQGGDEDDRDEEEEEDGEDEEEEEEEQENDEEDDDEDGEDEEEENQRRYDFRQRKTVVRYQAPQDEPREPRKRSLYFKGHSSPTRRRFRFSSTAPRSPYNRRTSRRRHAIHSSDSTSSSSDDEQFQRRRSKNRSRPVNRCLPMNLVKEDLLGIHKDRMKIGASLADVDPMQIDRTVRFESIGGLSRHISALKEMVVFPLLYPEVFERFKIQPPRGCLFYGPPGTGKTLVARALANECSQGERKVSFFMRKGADCLSKWVGESERQLRLLFDQAYQMRPSIIFFDEIDGLAPVRSSRQDQIHSSIVSTLLALMDGLDARGEVVVIGATNRLDSIDPALRRPGRFDREFLFGLPDREARRDILKIHTRQWTPPPSDTFLEELADKCVGYCGADIKAVCSEAALCALRRRYPQIYSSSQKLVLDVNSIAITSKDFMSAMSKMVPASQRAVVSPAKALIPAIRPLLSAALHDILDTVSRVFPHAEHGLNRKREQDVACVVSEDDLMFSEDEDLEIFSNAQTSHSQHKTPAAKGLLNLNRSVLSHPTSYRPRLLLEGRPGSGQSSHLAPAVLHALEKFTVYTLDMAVLFGASATAPEETCAQIFVEAKRTSPSILYIPHIGQWWETVGPALRATFLSLLSSIPAFAPILLLASCSLRYDQLSMEVQELFREQYGEVFHVKVPTSRERRNFFEDLILNQASKAPASKRKAALNALEVLPVAPPPPPRQLTEEETQRLEEQEEGTLRELRLFLRDVTNRLSQDKRFKAFTKPVDLEEVPDYAEVIKKPMDLSTVLSKIDLHQYETVKEFLHDVDLIWQNALEYNPDRDPSDRQIRHRACALKDTVHAIIKDELDEDFEKICEEMKVSRSTRGGSTVRYAPSFYHVLPKVSKSPAEAKITDMTPQSEPTGPTAAVTPNTSASAVTVFKNSAQRKKRRKSRWSAGLYARKRSSCSPHTSRDDGHLGSDEDEEDGDDEEEVEKAGGTECDEGTGGEEEQMVIDEESGPVPAKESSLQPIEKEQDSQEGEEEMSPAAEDKAVLCETDKRENVDKEKLDKAVKDQPELSEENNKELTKAGNEISETISVNTNQDSHTETKGDAQGQSNTEESGETNCQKLTETETDKCQTVTEAGDGNNRVLNVEESAQNSPAEPMELEATETSTTDTPEAVKGEEDTSTEWCVRRVTRSLKTTVQQQQFIDVHKALQILDQETPPLVVDKVKLKELLERLVTKTEGYEVYKLEKLYALLCQCIYRHRRDHNKTALIQELEQEIEDFC; translated from the exons ATGGTGATACTACGCCGCAGTAGCGGTGTCGGGGCTGAGCCGGTGGCAACAACACCGAAGAGGAGGTCTATGGAGTTGGATACTAGCTCCGAGTTTCTGTCGCTGCTTCCCGCCTCGCAGAGAAAGTCCGCCCGGTTAACCCGGTCCTCCCGGTCCTCCCAGGCCCTGGATGACAGCTTCAGCAGTCCGGAAAACAACTCGGCGAAT GGACATGCTGATGGGAAGCAGGACGAGGGAAGTGGACTCCATCACTCTCTGAGGACCAGAGGCCAGAGAGTTCGACTTGAGGTTTCTTTTTCTGAGGAACCAAAGACCACCAGCTCCCCTGTAAATGAAGACAAGGCTGGAGGATGCTGCACCAG aAAATCTTCCaggctgcagagagagggaaaagccTCCAGTGGCAATCAGCAAGCAG ACGTTCCAGATGAAGTGGAGGGGTCGTCCACTCCCAAGAGGAGCCGCTTTAATCTACAGAGCCGAgatgtggaggaagaagaggagggagaagaggatcACTCAGTGCGACGTAGTTCTCGAATCACAAGATACAAACTTAATTCCCGTAACCAGTCGGTGCTCTACGACCGGCTCATCACCAA CACTGCTGAAGCTGTTCTTCAGAAGATGGATGACATGCAGAAGATGAGACGCAGATTGAGAGATAGAGACACTAAAGAAGAG CTTGGCATGTACACCAGGGACAGAATGAGAAGATCTCTGAGAACGAATGCAGACAGTAAAGACACCGAGGAGGAGAACCAAG GAGGGGATGAGGATGATCgtgacgaagaggaggaggaagatggagaagatgaggaggaggaggaggaagagcaggaaaaTGATGAAGAAGACGATGACGAAGATGGcgaggatgaggaagaagaaaatcagAGGCGTTATGACTTCAGACAGCGAAAGACTGTGGTTCGCTACCAGGCCCCGCAGGATG AACCCAGAGAGCCAAGGAAGCGCAGCTTGTACTTCAAGGGCCATTCATCTCCTACCAGACGCAGGTTTAGATTCAGCTCCACAGCCCCTAGGAGCCCCTACAACAGGAGAACCAGCAG AAGGAGACACGCCATCCACAGTAGTGACTCCACTTCCTCATCTTCAGACGATGAGCAGTTCCAGAGACGGAGAAGTAAGAACAGGAGCAGGCCAGTCAACAG aTGTCTCCCCATGAACTTGGTGAAAGAAGACCTGCTGGGGATTCACAAGGACAGGATGAAGATTGGAGCCAGCCTCGCTGATGTCGACCCCATGCAAATAGACAGAACG GTGCGGTTTGAAAGCATTGGAGGTTTGAGCAGACACATCTCAGCACTGAAGGAGATGGTGGTCTTCCCTCTCCTGTACCCAGAAGTCTTTGAGAGGTTCAAGATACAGCCtcccag GGGCTGTCTGTTTTATGGTCCTCCAGGAACAGGGAAAACCCTGGTAGCCAGAGCGCTGGCCAATGAGTGCAGTCAGGGGGAAAGAAAGGTTTCTTTCTTCATGAGGAAAGGAGCGGACTGCCTCAGTAAGTGGGTTGGAGAATCTGAGAGACAGCTGCGACTGCTTTTTGATCAG GCATACCAGATGCGTCCATCCATCATCTTCTTTGATGAAATTGATGGTTTGGCTCCAGTCAGGTCCAGCCGTCAGGACCAGATCCATAG TTCCATTGTGTCAACTCTATTGGCTCTTATGGATGGATTGGATGCCAGAGGAGAAGTTGTTGTGATAGGAGCTACAAACAGACTGGACTCCATCGACCCAGCTCTGAGAAGACCAGGGCGCTTTGACAGAGAGTTCCTCTTCGGCTTGCCAGATAGAGAG GCAAGAAGGGACATTCTGAAGATTCACACCAGACAGTGGACTCCACCGCCTTCTGACACTTTCCTGGAAGAACTGGCTGATAAATGTGTTG GTTATTGCGGAGCAGATATCAAGGCAGTGTGTTCAGAGGCTGCCCTGTGCGCACTGCGGCGTCGCTACCCACAAATCTACTCTTCATCACAGAAACTTGTGCTTGATGTCAACTCCATAGCCATCACAAGCAAAGACTTTATGTCTGCCATGTCCAAGATGGTGCCAGCTTCCCAGAG GGCGGTAGTGTCACCTGCCAAGGCCTTGATACCTGCCATCCGTCCCCTGTTGAGCGCCGCCCTGCACGACATCCTCGACACAGTCAGCAGAGTGTTCCCACATGCTGAACACGGcttaaacaggaagagagaacaAG ATGTGGCCTGTGTTGTGTCTGAGGATGATCTGATGTTCAGTGAGGATGAAGACTTGGAAATCTTTTCCAATGCACAGACCTCTCACTCCCAACACAAAACACCTGCTGCTAAGGGACTCCTCAACCTCAACAG GAGTGTGCTGAGCCACCCAACCTCCTACCGTCCCAGACTTCTGTTGGAGGGCAGACCAGGGTCAGGTCAGAGCTCCCACCTGGCTCCAGCTGTCCTCCACGCTCTAGAGAAATTCACTGTGTACACACTAGACATGGCCGTGCTGTTTGGAGCCAGTGCAACAGCCCCGGAAGAGACTTGTGCTCAG ATCTTTGTTGAAGCAAAGCGAACCTCTCCCAGTATCCTGTACATCCCTCACATTGGACAGTGGTGGGAAACTGTGGGACCAGCCTTAAGAGCCACTTTCCTCAGCCTGCTCAGCTCTATCCCTGCCTTTGCTCCTATATTGCTTCTTGCTTCCTGCAGCCTGCGATATGACCAACTCAGTATGGAG GTGCAGGAGTTGTTTCGGGAGCAGTATGGAGAGGTTTTCCATGTCAAGGTCCCCACcagcagagaaagaagaaacttCTTTGAGGATCTGATCCTCAATCAGGCTTCTAAGGCCCCTGCCTCAAAAAGGAAAGCAG CGCTCAATGCATTGGAGGTGCTTCCTGTtgcccctccacctcctccacgtCAGCTGACAGAAGAGGAGACCCAACGActggaggaacaggaggaaggTACCCTCAGAGAGCTCCGTCTCTTCCTGCGCGATGTCACCAACCGCCTTTCCCAAGATAAACGCTTCAAGGCTTTTACAAAGCCTGTGGATTTAGAAGAG GTACCAGATTATGCTGAGGTGATCAAGAAGCCTATGGACCTGTCAACAGTACTCTCTAAGATCGACCTCCATCAGTATGAGACGGTCAAGGAGTTCCTCCACGACGTAGATCTCATCTGGCAGAATGCCCTTGAATACAACCCAGACAGGGACCCCTCAG ATCGTCAGATCCGCCACAGAGCATGTGCATTAAAAGACACCGTCCATGCCATCATCAAAGACGAACTGGATGAAGATTTTGAGAAGATCTGTGAGGAGATGAAAGTGTCACGCAGCACAAGAG GTGGCTCTACCGTCCGATATGCTCCCTCCTTCTACCACGTCCTTCCCAAAGTGTCTAAATCTCCTGCTGAGGCCAAGATCACTGACATGACTCCACAAAGCGAGCCAACTGGACCCACAGCTGCAGTGACTCCCAATACAAGTGCCTCTGCTGTTACAGTATTTAAAAACTCAG ctcagaggaagaaaaggcGGAAGAGTCGCTGGTCTGCTGGCCTCTATGCAAGGAAGAGGTCTTCCTGCTCTCCCCACACATCTAGAGATGATGGACACTTGGGGtctgatgaggatgaggaagatggggacgatgaggaggaggttGAGAAGGCAGGAGGAACAGAGTGTGATGaggggacaggaggagaggaggagcagatggTGATTGATGAAGAGTCAGGGCCTGTACCAGCTAAGGAAAGTAGTTTGCAGCCCATTGAGAAGGAGCAGGACAGtcaggagggagaagaggagatgAGTCCAGCTGCTGAAGACAAGGCTGTCCTgtgtgaaacagacaaaagagaaaatgtcgACAAAGAAAAACTAGATAAAGCTGTGAAAGATCAACCAGAgctgtcagaggaaaacaacaaagagtTAACAAAGGCAGGAAATGAGATCAGTGAAACTATTTCAGTGAACACTAACCAGGACAGCCACACTGAGACAAAGGGAGATGCCCAGGGACAGTCCAACACAGAGGAGAGTGGTGAAACTAACTGTCAGAAACTGACAGAAACTGAGACTGACAAATGTCAAACTGTAACAGAGGCAGGAGACGGTAACAACAGGGTCCTTAATGTAGAAGAGTCAGCGCAGAATAGCCCTGCTGAACCAATGGAGTTGGAAGCAACAGAAACCTCAACCACAGATACCCCTGAAGCTGTCaaaggagaggaagacacaAGCACAG agTGGTGTGTGAGACGCGTTACTAGATCTCTGAAGAccactgtgcagcagcagcagtttatcGATGTGCACAAGGCTCTGCAGATCCTGGACCAGGAAACTCCTCCTCTGGTGGTGGATAAAGTCAAATTAAAG GAGCTGTTGGAGAGATTGGTGACCAAGACTGAAGGCTATGAGGTCTACAAGCTGGAGAAACTCTATGCTCTGCTCTGCCAGTGCATTTATAGACACAGACGAGACCACAACAAAACGGCACTTATACAG GAGTTGGAACAAGAGATTGAAGACTTCTGTTGA
- the atad2 gene encoding ATPase family AAA domain-containing protein 2 isoform X5 — protein sequence MVILRRSSGVGAEPVATTPKRRSMELDTSSEFLSLLPASQRKSARLTRSSRSSQALDDSFSSPENNSANGHADGKQDEGSGLHHSLRTRGQRVRLEVSFSEEPKTTSSPVNEDKAGGCCTRKSSRLQREGKASSGNQQADVPDEVEGSSTPKRSRFNLQSRDVEEEEEGEEDHSVRRSSRITRYKLNSRNQSVLYDRLITNTAEAVLQKMDDMQKMRRRLRDRDTKEELGMYTRDRMRRSLRTNADSKDTEEENQGGDEDDRDEEEEEDGEDEEEEEEEQENDEEDDDEDGEDEEEENQRRYDFRQRKTVVRYQAPQDEPREPRKRSLYFKGHSSPTRRRFRFSSTAPRSPYNRRTSRRRHAIHSSDSTSSSSDDEQFQRRRSKNRSRPVNRCLPMNLVKEDLLGIHKDRMKIGASLADVDPMQIDRTVRFESIGGLSRHISALKEMVVFPLLYPEVFERFKIQPPRGCLFYGPPGTGKTLVARALANECSQGERKVSFFMRKGADCLSKWVGESERQLRLLFDQAYQMRPSIIFFDEIDGLAPVRSSRQDQIHSSIVSTLLALMDGLDARGEVVVIGATNRLDSIDPALRRPGRFDREFLFGLPDREARRDILKIHTRQWTPPPSDTFLEELADKCVGYCGADIKAVCSEAALCALRRRYPQIYSSSQKLVLDVNSIAITSKDFMSAMSKMVPASQRAVVSPAKALIPAIRPLLSAALHDILDTVSRVFPHAEHGLNRKREQDVACVVSEDDLMFSEDEDLEIFSNAQTSHSQHKTPAAKGLLNLNRSVLSHPTSYRPRLLLEGRPGSGQSSHLAPAVLHALEKFTVYTLDMAVLFGASATAPEETCAQIFVEAKRTSPSILYIPHIGQWWETVGPALRATFLSLLSSIPAFAPILLLASCSLRYDQLSMEVQELFREQYGEVFHVKVPTSRERRNFFEDLILNQASKAPASKRKAALNALEVLPVAPPPPPRQLTEEETQRLEEQEEGTLRELRLFLRDVTNRLSQDKRFKAFTKPVDLEEVPDYAEVIKKPMDLSTVLSKIDLHQYETVKEFLHDVDLIWQNALEYNPDRDPSDRQIRHRACALKDTVHAIIKDELDEDFEKICEEMKVSRSTRGEWSGGSTVRYAPSFYHVLPKVSKSPAEAKITDMTPQSEPTGPTAAVTPNTSASAVTVFKNSAQRKKRRKSRWSAGLYARKRSSCSPHTSRDDGHLGSDEDEEDGDDEEEVEKAGGTECDEGTGGEEEQMVIDEESGPVPAKESSLQPIEKEQDSQEGEEEMSPAAEDKAVLCETDKRENVDKEKLDKAVKDQPELSEENNKELTKAGNEISETISVNTNQDSHTETKGDAQGQSNTEESGETNCQKLTETETDKCQTVTEAGDGNNRVLNVEESAQNSPAEPMELEATETSTTDTPEAVKGEEDTSTEWCVRRVTRSLKTTVQQQQFIDVHKALQILDQETPPLVVDKVKLKELLERLVTKTEGYEVYKLEKLYALLCQCIYRHRRDHNKTALIQELEQEIEDFC from the exons ATGGTGATACTACGCCGCAGTAGCGGTGTCGGGGCTGAGCCGGTGGCAACAACACCGAAGAGGAGGTCTATGGAGTTGGATACTAGCTCCGAGTTTCTGTCGCTGCTTCCCGCCTCGCAGAGAAAGTCCGCCCGGTTAACCCGGTCCTCCCGGTCCTCCCAGGCCCTGGATGACAGCTTCAGCAGTCCGGAAAACAACTCGGCGAAT GGACATGCTGATGGGAAGCAGGACGAGGGAAGTGGACTCCATCACTCTCTGAGGACCAGAGGCCAGAGAGTTCGACTTGAGGTTTCTTTTTCTGAGGAACCAAAGACCACCAGCTCCCCTGTAAATGAAGACAAGGCTGGAGGATGCTGCACCAG aAAATCTTCCaggctgcagagagagggaaaagccTCCAGTGGCAATCAGCAAGCAG ACGTTCCAGATGAAGTGGAGGGGTCGTCCACTCCCAAGAGGAGCCGCTTTAATCTACAGAGCCGAgatgtggaggaagaagaggagggagaagaggatcACTCAGTGCGACGTAGTTCTCGAATCACAAGATACAAACTTAATTCCCGTAACCAGTCGGTGCTCTACGACCGGCTCATCACCAA CACTGCTGAAGCTGTTCTTCAGAAGATGGATGACATGCAGAAGATGAGACGCAGATTGAGAGATAGAGACACTAAAGAAGAG CTTGGCATGTACACCAGGGACAGAATGAGAAGATCTCTGAGAACGAATGCAGACAGTAAAGACACCGAGGAGGAGAACCAAG GAGGGGATGAGGATGATCgtgacgaagaggaggaggaagatggagaagatgaggaggaggaggaggaagagcaggaaaaTGATGAAGAAGACGATGACGAAGATGGcgaggatgaggaagaagaaaatcagAGGCGTTATGACTTCAGACAGCGAAAGACTGTGGTTCGCTACCAGGCCCCGCAGGATG AACCCAGAGAGCCAAGGAAGCGCAGCTTGTACTTCAAGGGCCATTCATCTCCTACCAGACGCAGGTTTAGATTCAGCTCCACAGCCCCTAGGAGCCCCTACAACAGGAGAACCAGCAG AAGGAGACACGCCATCCACAGTAGTGACTCCACTTCCTCATCTTCAGACGATGAGCAGTTCCAGAGACGGAGAAGTAAGAACAGGAGCAGGCCAGTCAACAG aTGTCTCCCCATGAACTTGGTGAAAGAAGACCTGCTGGGGATTCACAAGGACAGGATGAAGATTGGAGCCAGCCTCGCTGATGTCGACCCCATGCAAATAGACAGAACG GTGCGGTTTGAAAGCATTGGAGGTTTGAGCAGACACATCTCAGCACTGAAGGAGATGGTGGTCTTCCCTCTCCTGTACCCAGAAGTCTTTGAGAGGTTCAAGATACAGCCtcccag GGGCTGTCTGTTTTATGGTCCTCCAGGAACAGGGAAAACCCTGGTAGCCAGAGCGCTGGCCAATGAGTGCAGTCAGGGGGAAAGAAAGGTTTCTTTCTTCATGAGGAAAGGAGCGGACTGCCTCAGTAAGTGGGTTGGAGAATCTGAGAGACAGCTGCGACTGCTTTTTGATCAG GCATACCAGATGCGTCCATCCATCATCTTCTTTGATGAAATTGATGGTTTGGCTCCAGTCAGGTCCAGCCGTCAGGACCAGATCCATAG TTCCATTGTGTCAACTCTATTGGCTCTTATGGATGGATTGGATGCCAGAGGAGAAGTTGTTGTGATAGGAGCTACAAACAGACTGGACTCCATCGACCCAGCTCTGAGAAGACCAGGGCGCTTTGACAGAGAGTTCCTCTTCGGCTTGCCAGATAGAGAG GCAAGAAGGGACATTCTGAAGATTCACACCAGACAGTGGACTCCACCGCCTTCTGACACTTTCCTGGAAGAACTGGCTGATAAATGTGTTG GTTATTGCGGAGCAGATATCAAGGCAGTGTGTTCAGAGGCTGCCCTGTGCGCACTGCGGCGTCGCTACCCACAAATCTACTCTTCATCACAGAAACTTGTGCTTGATGTCAACTCCATAGCCATCACAAGCAAAGACTTTATGTCTGCCATGTCCAAGATGGTGCCAGCTTCCCAGAG GGCGGTAGTGTCACCTGCCAAGGCCTTGATACCTGCCATCCGTCCCCTGTTGAGCGCCGCCCTGCACGACATCCTCGACACAGTCAGCAGAGTGTTCCCACATGCTGAACACGGcttaaacaggaagagagaacaAG ATGTGGCCTGTGTTGTGTCTGAGGATGATCTGATGTTCAGTGAGGATGAAGACTTGGAAATCTTTTCCAATGCACAGACCTCTCACTCCCAACACAAAACACCTGCTGCTAAGGGACTCCTCAACCTCAACAG GAGTGTGCTGAGCCACCCAACCTCCTACCGTCCCAGACTTCTGTTGGAGGGCAGACCAGGGTCAGGTCAGAGCTCCCACCTGGCTCCAGCTGTCCTCCACGCTCTAGAGAAATTCACTGTGTACACACTAGACATGGCCGTGCTGTTTGGAGCCAGTGCAACAGCCCCGGAAGAGACTTGTGCTCAG ATCTTTGTTGAAGCAAAGCGAACCTCTCCCAGTATCCTGTACATCCCTCACATTGGACAGTGGTGGGAAACTGTGGGACCAGCCTTAAGAGCCACTTTCCTCAGCCTGCTCAGCTCTATCCCTGCCTTTGCTCCTATATTGCTTCTTGCTTCCTGCAGCCTGCGATATGACCAACTCAGTATGGAG GTGCAGGAGTTGTTTCGGGAGCAGTATGGAGAGGTTTTCCATGTCAAGGTCCCCACcagcagagaaagaagaaacttCTTTGAGGATCTGATCCTCAATCAGGCTTCTAAGGCCCCTGCCTCAAAAAGGAAAGCAG CGCTCAATGCATTGGAGGTGCTTCCTGTtgcccctccacctcctccacgtCAGCTGACAGAAGAGGAGACCCAACGActggaggaacaggaggaaggTACCCTCAGAGAGCTCCGTCTCTTCCTGCGCGATGTCACCAACCGCCTTTCCCAAGATAAACGCTTCAAGGCTTTTACAAAGCCTGTGGATTTAGAAGAG GTACCAGATTATGCTGAGGTGATCAAGAAGCCTATGGACCTGTCAACAGTACTCTCTAAGATCGACCTCCATCAGTATGAGACGGTCAAGGAGTTCCTCCACGACGTAGATCTCATCTGGCAGAATGCCCTTGAATACAACCCAGACAGGGACCCCTCAG ATCGTCAGATCCGCCACAGAGCATGTGCATTAAAAGACACCGTCCATGCCATCATCAAAGACGAACTGGATGAAGATTTTGAGAAGATCTGTGAGGAGATGAAAGTGTCACGCAGCACAAGAGGTGAatggt CAGGTGGCTCTACCGTCCGATATGCTCCCTCCTTCTACCACGTCCTTCCCAAAGTGTCTAAATCTCCTGCTGAGGCCAAGATCACTGACATGACTCCACAAAGCGAGCCAACTGGACCCACAGCTGCAGTGACTCCCAATACAAGTGCCTCTGCTGTTACAGTATTTAAAAACTCAG ctcagaggaagaaaaggcGGAAGAGTCGCTGGTCTGCTGGCCTCTATGCAAGGAAGAGGTCTTCCTGCTCTCCCCACACATCTAGAGATGATGGACACTTGGGGtctgatgaggatgaggaagatggggacgatgaggaggaggttGAGAAGGCAGGAGGAACAGAGTGTGATGaggggacaggaggagaggaggagcagatggTGATTGATGAAGAGTCAGGGCCTGTACCAGCTAAGGAAAGTAGTTTGCAGCCCATTGAGAAGGAGCAGGACAGtcaggagggagaagaggagatgAGTCCAGCTGCTGAAGACAAGGCTGTCCTgtgtgaaacagacaaaagagaaaatgtcgACAAAGAAAAACTAGATAAAGCTGTGAAAGATCAACCAGAgctgtcagaggaaaacaacaaagagtTAACAAAGGCAGGAAATGAGATCAGTGAAACTATTTCAGTGAACACTAACCAGGACAGCCACACTGAGACAAAGGGAGATGCCCAGGGACAGTCCAACACAGAGGAGAGTGGTGAAACTAACTGTCAGAAACTGACAGAAACTGAGACTGACAAATGTCAAACTGTAACAGAGGCAGGAGACGGTAACAACAGGGTCCTTAATGTAGAAGAGTCAGCGCAGAATAGCCCTGCTGAACCAATGGAGTTGGAAGCAACAGAAACCTCAACCACAGATACCCCTGAAGCTGTCaaaggagaggaagacacaAGCACAG agTGGTGTGTGAGACGCGTTACTAGATCTCTGAAGAccactgtgcagcagcagcagtttatcGATGTGCACAAGGCTCTGCAGATCCTGGACCAGGAAACTCCTCCTCTGGTGGTGGATAAAGTCAAATTAAAG GAGCTGTTGGAGAGATTGGTGACCAAGACTGAAGGCTATGAGGTCTACAAGCTGGAGAAACTCTATGCTCTGCTCTGCCAGTGCATTTATAGACACAGACGAGACCACAACAAAACGGCACTTATACAG GAGTTGGAACAAGAGATTGAAGACTTCTGTTGA